A window of Methanolobus sediminis contains these coding sequences:
- a CDS encoding helix-turn-helix transcriptional regulator, whose product MKKRLLDVVFASDKRKNVLLLLQNGPQEMDYLLKSLETTRNAILPQIKILEEHCLVFHYNDIYKLTTIGKLIVDEMKPLIDTIEVLDIDIDYWGSRNLDFIPSYLLERISELSHCNIIIPSLENIFEVNHDFLKKSEQSTSLFFVFTFIHPSFPPYISQFCKNDTNASIIVSKNLLQKIKEEWRVEANNHISSGKIKFYLYQSDLKMASLSVSDSCFVIRLLSKNNEYDHTQVFGCKSQAQQWGKALFDYCLEDSIPITEI is encoded by the coding sequence GTGAAAAAACGGTTACTTGATGTAGTATTTGCTTCCGATAAAAGAAAGAATGTGCTATTATTATTACAGAATGGTCCACAAGAAATGGATTATCTTCTTAAGTCATTGGAAACTACCAGAAACGCAATACTGCCTCAGATAAAGATTTTAGAAGAGCACTGTCTTGTATTCCATTATAATGACATCTATAAACTGACAACTATTGGAAAACTTATAGTTGATGAGATGAAACCTTTAATAGATACTATTGAAGTCTTGGATATAGATATTGATTACTGGGGATCTCGGAATCTTGATTTTATTCCATCCTACTTATTAGAAAGGATTAGTGAACTCAGCCACTGCAACATTATAATACCTAGTTTAGAAAACATTTTCGAAGTAAACCATGATTTTTTAAAAAAATCTGAACAATCTACTTCATTATTTTTTGTATTTACATTCATACACCCTAGTTTTCCTCCTTATATTTCACAATTCTGTAAGAATGACACAAATGCTTCAATAATAGTCTCAAAAAATCTACTGCAAAAAATCAAAGAAGAATGGCGGGTTGAGGCAAATAATCATATTTCCAGTGGAAAAATCAAATTTTATTTATATCAGAGTGATCTTAAAATGGCATCTTTATCTGTGAGTGACTCTTGCTTTGTTATAAGGTTACTTTCGAAGAATAACGAGTATGACCATACACAAGTATTCGGCTGCAAGTCCCAGGCACAACAATGGGGCAAAGCGCTTTTTGATTATTGCTTAGAGGATTCTATACCAATAACTGAAATTTGA
- a CDS encoding TRAM domain-containing protein, with translation MQSNAPVEAGKTYEVTIEDIAREGDGIARVSGFVVFVPDTKVGDEVTIKVTKVLSKFAFGELA, from the coding sequence ATGCAGTCAAATGCTCCAGTAGAAGCTGGCAAAACATATGAAGTGACAATCGAAGATATCGCAAGAGAAGGCGACGGAATCGCAAGAGTAAGCGGATTTGTTGTTTTTGTACCAGATACAAAGGTCGGCGATGAAGTTACAATTAAAGTTACTAAAGTGCTGAGCAAGTTCGCATTTGGCGAATTAGCTTAA
- the hcp gene encoding hydroxylamine reductase, translated as MFCYQCEETMSGEGCTKNGMCGKKGEVADLQDDLIYVLKSIAFYNQKARKANISENSTDDFMLDALFSTITNTDFRASGIQERIDRGFHIQNEIRQKLLENNALDENDLPEIATLTSENLSDRNTGILATEDEDIRSLRELLIFGIKGIAAYGHHAMMLGNYNKKINSFVEEGLVATTDDSLTDKDLISLVLKCGEKGFDVMADLDRVNTAAFGNPEPTQVNIGTRDNPGILVSGHDLKDLKQLLDQTEGTGVDVYTHGEMLPANSYPEFKKYEHLVGNYGGSWWHQKQEFESFNGPILLTSNCIVPPRESYIDRLYTTGSVGYDGAKHIIPKDGQKDFSALIKQAKTCEAPVQLEEGTIMGGFAYNSVLSNADKIVDAVKTGKIKKFIVMAGCDGRHKDRQYYTDFAEALPEDTVILTAGCAKYRYNKLNLGDIDGIPRVLDAGQCNDSFSLIVIAQGLMARLGFTDVNEAPISYNIAWYEQKAVLVLLTLLRLEIQNITLGPTLPAFVSPNVLKVLVEKFNITPNTTVEEDMERLLK; from the coding sequence ATGTTCTGCTATCAGTGTGAAGAAACAATGAGCGGGGAAGGCTGTACAAAGAACGGCATGTGCGGTAAGAAAGGTGAGGTTGCAGATCTTCAGGATGATCTAATCTATGTACTTAAGAGCATTGCATTCTACAATCAGAAAGCAAGAAAGGCAAACATTTCTGAGAACAGCACTGATGATTTTATGCTTGATGCATTGTTCTCAACCATAACTAATACTGATTTCAGAGCCAGTGGAATTCAGGAGCGTATCGACAGAGGATTTCATATACAGAATGAGATTAGGCAAAAACTTCTGGAAAACAATGCACTTGATGAGAACGATCTGCCTGAAATCGCAACTTTGACTTCTGAGAACCTCAGTGACAGGAATACAGGTATACTTGCAACCGAGGATGAAGATATACGGTCATTAAGGGAACTGTTGATCTTTGGCATCAAAGGAATTGCAGCATATGGGCATCATGCCATGATGCTTGGTAATTACAATAAGAAGATCAATTCATTTGTAGAAGAAGGACTTGTAGCAACTACGGATGACAGCCTGACTGATAAGGACCTCATCTCATTGGTCTTGAAATGCGGGGAAAAAGGTTTTGATGTAATGGCAGACCTGGACAGGGTAAATACAGCAGCTTTTGGAAACCCTGAACCCACACAGGTCAATATCGGAACAAGAGATAATCCGGGAATCCTTGTAAGCGGTCATGACCTGAAGGACCTGAAACAACTATTGGACCAGACCGAAGGAACAGGCGTGGATGTCTATACTCATGGTGAAATGTTGCCTGCAAACTCATATCCTGAATTTAAGAAATATGAACATCTGGTAGGCAACTATGGCGGCTCATGGTGGCACCAGAAGCAGGAATTCGAGAGTTTTAACGGACCGATATTACTTACAAGCAACTGCATAGTTCCTCCAAGGGAGAGCTACATTGATAGGTTATACACAACAGGCTCCGTAGGCTATGATGGTGCCAAACATATAATACCTAAAGACGGCCAGAAAGATTTCTCTGCACTCATCAAGCAGGCAAAGACCTGCGAAGCTCCGGTACAACTGGAAGAAGGTACCATCATGGGCGGTTTTGCTTACAACTCCGTGTTATCCAATGCAGACAAGATAGTTGATGCTGTCAAAACCGGAAAGATAAAGAAGTTCATTGTCATGGCAGGATGTGACGGACGGCACAAAGACAGGCAGTACTACACGGATTTCGCGGAGGCATTGCCTGAAGATACAGTTATTCTTACTGCCGGATGTGCAAAATATCGCTACAACAAACTCAATCTTGGTGATATTGATGGAATTCCAAGGGTATTGGATGCAGGACAGTGTAATGATTCATTCTCACTTATCGTTATTGCACAGGGTCTTATGGCAAGACTTGGGTTCACAGACGTTAACGAGGCACCGATCTCATACAATATCGCGTGGTACGAACAAAAGGCAGTCCTTGTATTGCTTACCCTTCTGAGACTTGAAATACAGAATATTACACTTGGCCCGACACTTCCAGCCTTCGTCTCACCGAATGTCCTTAAAGTGCTTGTTGAGAAGTTCAATATTACACCGAACACGACCGTGGAAGAAGATATGGAAAGACTTTTAAAATGA
- the fen gene encoding flap endonuclease-1 yields MGTQIGTLLTKNPITYEELSGKVIAIDAYNTIYQFLSAIRQRDGSMLTDSSGNPVSHLTGLFSRTSRLREANIKPVFIFDGKPPEMKKETLEKRKVCKENAALKLEIAKDEGNLEDMKKYAQATSRITPTILDESKKLLELMGIPWMQAKSEAEAQASYMVSCGDVDFVGSQDYDVFLFGAENVIRNLGSTGKRKLPGQKKYVTKTPEHISLASCLEELELSREQLIDLAICIGTDFNEGMQRVGAKTALKLIKKHGDIETLIREEDRDIRACAPLEEIREFFMNPPVTKDYIFKWKKPDSDALFDYLANDRDFSENQVLKNIQVLEERAASECQSCLGDW; encoded by the coding sequence ATGGGCACACAGATAGGCACACTACTCACAAAAAACCCGATAACTTACGAGGAACTCTCAGGAAAAGTAATAGCAATAGATGCATACAACACGATCTATCAGTTCTTAAGTGCCATTCGCCAGCGTGACGGCTCAATGCTCACGGATTCCTCAGGTAATCCCGTATCACATCTGACAGGACTTTTTTCAAGGACAAGCAGGCTCAGGGAAGCAAATATCAAACCGGTTTTCATCTTTGACGGCAAACCACCGGAGATGAAAAAAGAAACTCTTGAAAAACGCAAGGTATGCAAGGAAAATGCCGCCCTTAAGCTTGAGATTGCAAAGGATGAAGGCAACCTTGAGGATATGAAAAAATATGCTCAGGCCACATCCCGGATAACTCCGACGATTCTCGATGAATCTAAAAAACTGCTTGAACTCATGGGAATCCCCTGGATGCAGGCAAAATCCGAAGCAGAGGCACAGGCATCTTATATGGTTTCATGTGGAGATGTGGATTTTGTAGGCTCGCAGGACTATGATGTTTTCCTGTTCGGAGCTGAGAATGTCATTCGCAATCTTGGAAGCACGGGAAAGCGAAAGTTACCCGGACAGAAAAAGTACGTTACAAAGACACCCGAACACATCTCACTTGCGTCTTGTCTTGAAGAACTGGAACTAAGCCGTGAACAGTTGATAGACCTTGCAATCTGCATCGGTACGGATTTCAACGAAGGAATGCAACGTGTGGGTGCAAAGACAGCCTTAAAACTCATCAAAAAACACGGTGATATAGAGACACTTATCAGAGAAGAGGACAGGGATATCCGTGCATGTGCCCCTCTTGAAGAGATAAGGGAATTCTTCATGAATCCTCCTGTTACAAAGGATTACATTTTCAAGTGGAAAAAACCTGATTCAGACGCATTATTCGATTATCTTGCAAATGACAGGGATTTCTCTGAAAATCAGGTGTTGAAGAATATTCAGGTATTGGAAGAGAGGGCTGCTTCTGAGTGCCAGTCGTGTTTGGGTGACTGGTGA
- the ppsA gene encoding phosphoenolpyruvate synthase, protein MTGSKYVSWFEEISIDDVPLVGGKNASLGEMYRELTDKNIKVPNGFAITADAYWHVLKSAGVLEELRKIIEGLDIDDVTDLAKRGKKARNLILDAGIPDDLWDEIKSAYDELCEQYGEDTDVAVRSSATAEDLPNASFAGQQETYLNIHGYHSLKDACSRCFASLFTDRAISYRENNGFDHFKVGLSIGVMKMVRSDLASSGVIFTIDTESGFENVVFITGAYGLGENVVQGLVNPDEFYVFKPTLKENFKPIIKKQKGSKEIKMIYGRGDSRVLTRNVEVPVAERKQYCINDEEVLQLANFAVTIENHYSQKRGKHVPMDVEWAKDGETGELFIVQARPETVQSLKRKDVLVTYYLDDTSDVIVTGRSVGAKIASGKVHVIPDVSQLNEFNAGEILVADNTTPDWEPVMKKAAAIITNKGGRTCHAAIVSRELGIPAVVGAETATEILKNNMDVTVSCAEGDAGRVYEGILPFHTETVELEGLEKTKTEIMMNLGNPEEAFALSMIPNDGIGLARLEFIITSYIKVHPMALIHPEKVEDEKVLEEIDKVTGRYENKADFFVEKLAQGVATITAAFHPKPVVVRMSDFKSNEYESLIGGEYFEFMENNPMLGFRGASRYYDERYREGFALECKAMKKVRDEMGLTNLILMIPFCRRIDEAKKVLEEMKKNGLVRGENGLQIYMMTEIPSNVLLIDEFSQYFDGFSIGSNDLTQLTLGVDRDSEILASTFDERDEAVKKIVSMAVQGAKRNNKHSGLCGQAPSDYPEFAEFLVKEGIDSISLNPDSVMKIALKVLEVEKEMEK, encoded by the coding sequence ATGACAGGCAGCAAATACGTTAGCTGGTTTGAGGAAATTAGTATAGATGACGTACCTTTAGTGGGAGGCAAAAATGCATCCCTTGGAGAAATGTACAGGGAACTGACAGATAAAAATATCAAAGTCCCAAACGGTTTTGCAATAACTGCAGATGCATACTGGCATGTTTTAAAATCGGCAGGTGTGCTTGAGGAACTCAGGAAGATAATTGAAGGTCTTGATATAGATGATGTTACAGACCTTGCAAAAAGAGGAAAGAAAGCAAGGAATCTTATACTTGATGCCGGAATCCCTGACGACCTGTGGGATGAGATAAAATCAGCTTATGATGAGCTTTGTGAGCAATACGGGGAAGATACTGATGTGGCGGTTCGCAGTTCTGCAACTGCGGAGGATCTGCCCAATGCATCATTTGCAGGACAGCAGGAAACCTACCTGAACATTCATGGCTACCATTCACTAAAAGATGCATGCAGCAGGTGTTTTGCATCACTTTTCACTGACAGGGCCATTTCCTACAGAGAGAATAACGGTTTTGATCACTTCAAAGTGGGTCTTTCCATTGGTGTTATGAAAATGGTTCGCTCAGACCTTGCTTCAAGTGGTGTTATATTCACAATTGATACTGAAAGCGGTTTTGAGAACGTTGTTTTTATCACCGGAGCATACGGACTTGGGGAAAATGTAGTTCAGGGACTTGTAAATCCTGATGAATTCTATGTTTTTAAACCAACACTGAAGGAGAACTTCAAACCTATTATCAAAAAGCAGAAGGGAAGCAAAGAGATCAAGATGATCTACGGTCGTGGAGATTCCCGTGTGCTTACACGTAATGTTGAGGTTCCTGTAGCTGAGAGGAAACAGTACTGTATTAATGATGAAGAGGTACTGCAACTGGCAAATTTTGCAGTGACCATTGAGAACCACTACTCGCAGAAGAGAGGAAAACATGTTCCAATGGATGTCGAGTGGGCAAAGGACGGTGAAACCGGAGAACTGTTCATAGTCCAGGCAAGACCGGAGACTGTACAATCTTTGAAGAGAAAGGATGTGCTGGTAACCTATTATCTGGATGATACTTCGGATGTGATCGTTACAGGAAGGAGTGTGGGAGCTAAGATAGCAAGCGGAAAAGTACACGTTATTCCTGATGTTTCACAATTGAATGAATTTAATGCAGGGGAAATACTTGTAGCGGATAACACGACCCCTGACTGGGAACCTGTTATGAAGAAGGCTGCTGCAATCATCACAAACAAAGGTGGCAGGACATGTCATGCAGCTATTGTGAGCCGTGAGCTTGGCATTCCTGCTGTTGTTGGTGCTGAGACTGCCACGGAGATCCTAAAAAATAACATGGATGTCACGGTAAGCTGTGCAGAAGGAGATGCAGGCAGAGTGTATGAAGGAATACTTCCATTCCATACTGAAACTGTTGAGCTGGAAGGACTTGAGAAGACAAAGACCGAGATCATGATGAACCTCGGAAACCCGGAGGAAGCCTTTGCGCTTTCCATGATACCAAATGACGGCATAGGACTGGCAAGGCTGGAATTCATCATCACAAGTTACATCAAGGTGCATCCTATGGCGCTCATCCATCCTGAGAAGGTTGAGGATGAAAAAGTGCTTGAGGAAATCGACAAAGTCACAGGCAGATATGAGAATAAGGCTGATTTCTTCGTGGAGAAACTTGCCCAGGGTGTTGCAACCATTACAGCAGCATTCCACCCGAAGCCTGTGGTTGTACGTATGAGCGATTTCAAGTCCAATGAATATGAAAGCCTGATAGGTGGAGAGTATTTCGAGTTCATGGAGAACAACCCCATGCTGGGATTCAGGGGTGCTTCACGTTATTACGATGAACGTTACCGTGAGGGCTTCGCTCTTGAGTGTAAAGCCATGAAAAAAGTGAGAGATGAGATGGGGCTGACAAACCTGATACTTATGATCCCGTTCTGCCGCCGCATCGATGAAGCAAAAAAGGTACTTGAGGAGATGAAAAAGAACGGTCTTGTCAGGGGAGAAAATGGCCTTCAGATCTATATGATGACTGAGATCCCAAGCAATGTCCTGCTCATAGACGAGTTCAGCCAGTACTTCGATGGCTTCTCCATAGGCTCCAACGATCTCACACAACTGACCCTTGGCGTTGACCGTGATTCCGAGATTCTTGCATCCACCTTCGATGAACGCGACGAAGCTGTGAAGAAAATAGTCTCTATGGCTGTGCAGGGCGCAAAGCGAAACAATAAACACAGCGGTCTTTGCGGCCAGGCTCCAAGCGATTATCCAGAGTTTGCAGAGTTCCTGGTGAAGGAAGGAATTGATTCTATTTCGCTTAACCCGGATTCTGTGATGAAGATAGCACTGAAGGTGCTTGAGGTTGAGAAAGAGATGGAAAAGTAA